The following proteins come from a genomic window of Emys orbicularis isolate rEmyOrb1 chromosome 9, rEmyOrb1.hap1, whole genome shotgun sequence:
- the CCDC195 gene encoding putative coiled-coil domain-containing protein 195, whose amino-acid sequence MRSEINKLERENRALRVELKFSGQRAANREEGARGERGHGEARSLTDSGEERVTSPVALHRNVSASSALALQEQKGNSMIVRRYSISSSVQSFSGHKHHKAEKRHPSNRILEVQGIVKPPAGSSVMQLTNEEEKGSAKIPADCFSSNNSSKRRSFQEHVYKCRGKVKAVRFLLPMDMSSYSENQGSFKCPQNQDTKQLSTIIEKDM is encoded by the exons ATGCGGTCTGAGATCAACAAGCTGGAGAGAGAAAATAGGGCCCTTCGGGTGGAACTGAAATTCAGTGGACAGAGGGCAGCTAACCGGGAGGAAGGAGCAAGAGGAGAACGTGGACATGGGGAAGCCAGAAGCCTCACTGATTCAGGGGAAGAGAGGGTCACTTCTCCAGTGGCCCTGCATAGGAATGTCTCAGCCAGCTCAGCTCTGGCACTGCAGGAACAGAAAG GTAATAGTATGATTGTTAGGCGTTATTCCATTTCTTCCTCTGTGCAATCTTTTTCTGGACACAAACACCACAAAGCTGAGAAAAGACATCCAAGTAACAGAATCCTGGAGGTGCAGGGAATTGTCAAACCACCAGCAGGCTCCTCGGTGATGCAACTAACCAACGAAGAAGAAAAAGGATCTGCAAAAATTCCAGCCGATTGCTTCTCCAGCAATAATTCTAGCAAAAGGAGATCTTTTCAAGAGCATGTTTATAAGTGCAG GGGTAAAGTAAAGGCGGTTAGGTTCCTGTTACCAATGGACATGTCATCTTATTCCGAAAATCAAGGTTCTTTCAAATGTCCACAAAATCAGGACACAAAACAGTTAAGCACCATTATTGAAAAGGATATGTGA